The window TTCCTCCGCGCCGACATCCGCGGTGATGGCGTGGGCACCGATCTCCTCGGCCGTCGCGCGCAGCTTGTGTTCGTCCCGCCCGGTGATGGTGACCGCGCCGCCTTTGGCGATCAACGCCGCCGCGATCGCCTTGCCGATACCTCCACTGCCGCCCGTGACGAGGGCCTTCGAACCTTCGATTTTCATACTCGTTGCCTCCTGGATTGGTGACGGCACATTCCGAGCCGCCTCCCATGGGAGGATGAGCCTACCCCACCACGACGCAGCCGGCCCGAACTTGGCGCGGCACTTCGTCAGTCGTCAATGGACGGCGTCTCGGTGCCGTAGACGTAGCGCTCGAACCAGGGCTGCCAGTCTTTGTTGGTCATCTGGTTGAGGATACCCACCAGGTGATGGGTCGCGCCGTACTGCACGGAAAAGTTGGTGGTGAAGGTGCGCAGCAGGGCGAAAAAGTAGCGGTCGCCCTGTTGCGCGCCGCCGAACTGGCGACCGAGTTCTTGTCGCAGGGCGTGGAGCACCAGCGGCCCCTTCGCATAGAGCAGGTAGACCCGGTCGCGGAAGTCCTTGTCGTCTTTCCCCGCCAGGCGATTGGCCAAGTAGATCGACCCGGTGTCGCTGATGTCCTGGGTGAGCCGCTTCCACTGGCGAAGCTCGCGGTCGAACTCCCGCTGGCCTTTCTTGCCGCCGCCGCGCATGGCCTGGAGCGCCAGCGCCGCCGAGTAGTCGGCGAAGCTTTCGGTGAGCCACTGTTCCTCATAGGAGTCCATCTTGATCACGTGCCCCCACCAGGTGTGGGCCACCTCATGGACGAAGCGGGCGTTGACCCCTTGCGAGAAAAAGCGGTTGACGACGTCGCCGATCGGGTTGTAGGCCTCGCGGGTGATGAAGATGATGCCCGGCGGCGCCTGACCGAAACCCCAGGAGTTGATCTCGACGACGTTCATCTCGTCGAGCGGATACGGCACGCCGAAGAGCTGGCCGTAGTAGTCCGCCGACGCAAAGAAGTTGCTGAGAAGTTGTTTGGCGGCTCGCTCCTTGCCGCCGGCGTAGGCCGCCACGGTGCCGGAGATGTCGTTCATCGAGTCCTTCACCTCCGAGTACTTGCCCGCCACCACTACCGGGAACTGCATCGGCTGGTCCAGGCGGGTCTTGACGCGATTGAATCCGTCGCCGGAACTGCGCTCGACGGTCTTGCCGGAGGCATAGGGAGTCAACGGCTCGGGTACCCGCACTTCGAATTCGAAGGTCGAGAACTGGCCGTTGAGGGCGGGCCTCGGGTACCAAGCCCAGGTTCCGAGGGACCAGAAGCTGTCCTTGTTCGGGCGGATGGCGATCTCGCCGTGGTGCTTCACCTCGATGACGCGGTTCTCGCCCTTCGTCATCGGCGGATCGAGGATGACCAGCAGATCGTTTCGATCGTGCAAGAAGTCCACCTCTTTGCCATCTACCTTCACATGGTCGACCTCGATCGGGAAAAACTTGTCGCCGTCGGAAACCCGGTCACGCAGCGAGACCCTCCACACCCCCAGGTCGTCCCGCTGGGAGCGCACGGTGGAGCGCGCGGTAATTTCGACATACTGATCCCGCGGGTTGTTCACGGTGAAGGCCGTATGGGTGGTGACGCATTCCGCGGCCGGGCGATCCCACCAGTTTCGGCCGATCGGCTGGGTGACCAGCTCGTAGGCAATGTAGTCGCCCTTGTACTCGCGCCCACCCTCGCTGCCGCTCAGGTCGTCGAGACGCAGCAGGGTCTCCTCCCGCAAGACCTCCGGATCAACGTCCAGGAACCACTTCTCGTCGCCCTCCAGCAGGGCGACCCGAGTGCCGTCCAGCTTCATGAGGTCGAAGGTCAAGGCGCGCAGGCCCGGCGACGAGAAGAGCGCTCGGTCGAGGAGTTCGGTGAACCAATCCGAGGAGAGCGCCGCCGCGCCCTCCGGCGGCCCGGTGGCGCCGATTTCGGCGGCCTTCGCCGCCGCCAAGTCCCGCGCCCAGATCACCGCCGAGGTCACCCGCTGGCTGGCGGTGGCGCCGTTCGGTCCGGCGGTGAGCTTGACCGACGAGGCGGTCTTGAAGTTGCGCTCGGCGACGGGTCGGCTGATCGGATCGTCCACCCGATAGCTGAAGGTCGCGCCGCCCCGCACCCACAAGCCCGCCGGTTGACCGTTCGCCCACAGTAGGTGGGCCGAACCACCGGAGGACGGTTGCAGCACACCGCGGCCGATAGCGAGCGGTGCCTCCAACGGCATCGCCTCGCCCACCAGCGGCGCTTCGAAGGCCCGCAGCGAAGCCCTCAAGGTCGCGCCCTGTGCCGAAGCTGCGCCCAGGCAGAAGCCGGCGACAACGAAGATGGCGCAGAGAAAGGAAAGGGCTGCGGACGGTACCCGCTGGGGTCGGGGCATACGTTCTTCTCCGTGGTGAATGAATGTCGAGCCGAATGCTCGTCGGCGGCGCCTCATGGAAAATCCAACCTTCCATTCAACCCTGCCAGCTTGCTGGATCCGTGGATTTCTATCACGCCCCGGCAAAATCCTTCACCGGAAGCGTCAGGCCGTGGGTACGCCCCGGAGTGCCCGAAGATTCCCCAACCCGCCGGGACGGCTACCTCTCGACCGCCGCCTGGGCCGCCAGTTCGAGCAGCCGTTCTCCCTCCATGAAGGTGGTGCGGTCGGCTTCGATCAGGAACTTGAGCACCGCGCGCTCGTAGCCTTCGTGGCGAATGAGAGTCGCCAACCGGGGGTGCAGTTCATCGGCCGGGTATTCCCATTCTTCGACCGTCACCTGGGTGACGTCGAAGGTCGGCGAGCGGGCCGGGGAGCGGGGCGACCAGGAGGGCGCCGTATGTTGGCTCAAGCGCAGAACCGAGGCAGCGCCGAAGAGGATCAGAGCACCCCCACGGGGGGTCATGCTGCCGCGCTTCCTACCCTGCCCGTAGAGCCGGTCGGCCGCCTCGAGGCGTTCCCAGAACTGCTCCTGGGCGGGGTTGATGGAATCCGACGGATCGGGATCCCGACGCTGCCAGAAGTCGATCAGAAATTGCGCCGCCTCCTCGTCCGTTCGCACCGCCCGCAGGGCGCGCTTCTCCTCCGGCAGCATCAGCCAGTGTGCCGGGCCCCGGGCCCACTCGCGGAGGGTCTTCCGGGGATTGGCCGACGAGCTGGCGGGGAGCGAGAGGCTCCCCCCGACCAGCAGCGCGACGGCGATCCAGACGGGCGAACGTCTCATCATCCACGGACCTCGCG is drawn from Acidobacteriota bacterium and contains these coding sequences:
- a CDS encoding M1 family aminopeptidase, whose product is MPRPQRVPSAALSFLCAIFVVAGFCLGAASAQGATLRASLRAFEAPLVGEAMPLEAPLAIGRGVLQPSSGGSAHLLWANGQPAGLWVRGGATFSYRVDDPISRPVAERNFKTASSVKLTAGPNGATASQRVTSAVIWARDLAAAKAAEIGATGPPEGAAALSSDWFTELLDRALFSSPGLRALTFDLMKLDGTRVALLEGDEKWFLDVDPEVLREETLLRLDDLSGSEGGREYKGDYIAYELVTQPIGRNWWDRPAAECVTTHTAFTVNNPRDQYVEITARSTVRSQRDDLGVWRVSLRDRVSDGDKFFPIEVDHVKVDGKEVDFLHDRNDLLVILDPPMTKGENRVIEVKHHGEIAIRPNKDSFWSLGTWAWYPRPALNGQFSTFEFEVRVPEPLTPYASGKTVERSSGDGFNRVKTRLDQPMQFPVVVAGKYSEVKDSMNDISGTVAAYAGGKERAAKQLLSNFFASADYYGQLFGVPYPLDEMNVVEINSWGFGQAPPGIIFITREAYNPIGDVVNRFFSQGVNARFVHEVAHTWWGHVIKMDSYEEQWLTESFADYSAALALQAMRGGGKKGQREFDRELRQWKRLTQDISDTGSIYLANRLAGKDDKDFRDRVYLLYAKGPLVLHALRQELGRQFGGAQQGDRYFFALLRTFTTNFSVQYGATHHLVGILNQMTNKDWQPWFERYVYGTETPSIDD
- a CDS encoding GWxTD domain-containing protein — translated: MRRSPVWIAVALLVGGSLSLPASSSANPRKTLREWARGPAHWLMLPEEKRALRAVRTDEEAAQFLIDFWQRRDPDPSDSINPAQEQFWERLEAADRLYGQGRKRGSMTPRGGALILFGAASVLRLSQHTAPSWSPRSPARSPTFDVTQVTVEEWEYPADELHPRLATLIRHEGYERAVLKFLIEADRTTFMEGERLLELAAQAAVER